A part of Larkinella insperata genomic DNA contains:
- a CDS encoding c-type cytochrome translates to MHTDFGDFSLLKMYSRSVINRVVIVLIVLLGSYRSQAQDAAKGKELFSTLCQQCHAVTDEKVIGPGLKGINQRRDEAWLIKWIKNPQAMISSGDPYATALYAKFQPVVMQSFPDLSDDDIKNILAHVEEASAPAKGGDAAAGGTNTATTAPAAASESPSGLFTVVLVALLVVMLLVLGVLLVLVTILSKAVAPAPGTEPTEQTKSFYQRLKAVTGNSALRSIVLWLFVFVVVKQTFDGLYSVGVSQGYAPKQPIAFSHKLHAGQYQINCNYCHTAVYKGKLATIPSANICMNCHGEIKRESPEIQKIYKAIETDTPIEWVRVHNLPDLAYFNHAQHTNVGQVQCQTCHGEVEKMEVMEQRSSLTMGWCIDCHRKTEVATKDNAYYDKLVALHKKGSKEPLRVANIGGLECSKCHY, encoded by the coding sequence ATGCATACTGATTTTGGTGATTTCTCATTGCTTAAAATGTACTCGCGAAGTGTAATAAATAGGGTAGTAATTGTACTAATCGTCCTATTAGGAAGCTATCGCTCGCAGGCGCAAGACGCGGCAAAAGGTAAGGAGTTGTTCTCGACTTTGTGCCAGCAATGCCACGCGGTTACCGATGAAAAAGTAATCGGTCCGGGCTTAAAGGGTATCAATCAGCGCCGGGATGAGGCATGGCTTATCAAGTGGATTAAAAACCCGCAGGCGATGATCTCCAGCGGTGATCCTTACGCAACTGCCCTCTATGCGAAGTTTCAGCCGGTGGTGATGCAGAGTTTCCCGGATTTGTCAGATGATGATATCAAGAACATCCTGGCACACGTCGAAGAGGCTAGTGCTCCTGCCAAGGGAGGAGATGCCGCTGCTGGCGGAACAAACACAGCTACTACGGCTCCAGCCGCTGCCAGCGAAAGCCCATCCGGTTTGTTTACGGTCGTGTTGGTTGCTTTGTTGGTGGTTATGCTGCTGGTATTGGGTGTTTTGTTGGTACTGGTAACGATTCTGTCAAAAGCGGTCGCTCCGGCACCGGGAACTGAGCCAACCGAACAAACCAAATCGTTTTACCAACGTCTGAAAGCCGTTACGGGTAACAGCGCATTACGGTCGATTGTTTTGTGGCTCTTTGTTTTTGTTGTGGTTAAACAGACCTTCGACGGACTGTATAGTGTTGGCGTTTCACAGGGGTATGCTCCGAAGCAGCCTATCGCTTTCTCTCACAAATTACATGCCGGTCAATATCAGATCAACTGTAACTATTGCCACACGGCTGTTTACAAAGGAAAGTTGGCAACCATTCCTTCGGCAAACATCTGCATGAACTGCCACGGTGAAATCAAACGAGAGTCACCAGAGATCCAAAAGATCTATAAAGCTATTGAGACCGATACGCCAATCGAGTGGGTGCGGGTTCACAACCTGCCTGATCTGGCGTACTTCAACCACGCTCAACATACGAATGTAGGCCAGGTTCAGTGCCAGACCTGCCACGGCGAAGTTGAAAAAATGGAAGTAATGGAACAGCGGTCGTCACTGACGATGGGTTGGTGTATTGACTGCCACCGTAAAACGGAAGTTGCTACAAAAGACAATGCTTACTACGATAAATTAGTTGCCCTCCATAAAAAGGGAAGTAAGGAGCCGTTACGTGTGGCTAACATTGGTGGTCTCGAATGTTCAAAATGCCATTATTAA
- a CDS encoding TAT-variant-translocated molybdopterin oxidoreductase encodes MESTNKRYWRGLEELRNDESFVKNAYKEFSEPTDAKSAESGSIVDGIGSDRRDFLKVLGFGMAAVSLAACETPVHKAIPYINKPETTFPGIADYYASTFSEGGDYVPVLVKTREGRPIKIEGNTSSRITKGGTSARVQASVLSLYDNDKLKGPKKGEADAEWATVDQEIVGLLQRGGAIRIISSTLMSPSTKGVIAAFAAKYPGVTHIQYDANSVSALAQANQLSFGQAVIPSYDFSKAKTIVSVGADFLGSWIAPLEYTDQYVSTRKVGANGGNKKDMSRHYQFETGLSMTGSNADYRTPIKPSQEGLVVAALYNKVAAKLGGTPVSTASIDVPYLDKAANELAASRGAALVVAGSNDANVQVLVNALNNLLGSYGTTIDLSRPVNYRQGNDAAMNGFINDVKAGRVQGVIFYAANPVYDHPRGAELKEALSRVGLSVSFADRADETASLCKYICPGSHYLESWDDASPKAGFYSLTQPTINTIFKTRQPQVSLLKWAGLNPNYEAFIKSYWRTTIYPQAGGGKSFEQFWIQSLHDGVLELTSAPAGSAGTFNAGAVTTAAAGVAQRYKPNATGFELALYEKVGIGTGSLANNPWLQELPDPVSKACWDNYACLSQKTATELGVNQHDLVTVEVAGKPAIELPVLIQPGQADGTVSIAIGYGREKAGKSADGVGKNVYPLATVAGNSVLFTAADVKINKAGGSRTIAQTQTHDTVMGRRSVIQETILSAYKKDSKAGRFFAKVETSEGPVSATDITLWNGYEKPNHSWGMVIDLNSCTGCAACVIGCQAENNIPVVGRQEVINRREMHWIRIDRYYSSDAEPEDRKGLEVASANPEVVFQPMLCQHCTNAPCETVCPVLATTHSTEGLNQMTYNRCVGTRYCANNCPYKVRRFNWFKYFDNDNFDYHFNNDLGKMVINPDVTVRSRGVIEKCSFCVQRIQEGKLTAKKERRRPKPDEIQVACAQACPTGGIIFGDMNDPESTISKILKEEHDARAFQVLEEINVRPQISYLTKIRNKDEVAKPAAAAAEHAE; translated from the coding sequence ATGGAAAGTACAAATAAACGGTATTGGAGGGGGCTAGAAGAACTACGTAACGACGAATCTTTTGTAAAAAACGCGTACAAAGAGTTCTCAGAACCAACCGATGCCAAATCTGCCGAGTCAGGCAGTATTGTCGACGGTATTGGAAGTGATCGTCGGGATTTCTTAAAAGTCTTGGGCTTTGGTATGGCTGCTGTTTCACTGGCAGCCTGCGAAACGCCAGTTCACAAGGCGATACCATATATTAATAAACCGGAAACTACTTTTCCGGGCATTGCCGATTACTACGCATCCACTTTCAGCGAGGGTGGAGATTATGTGCCGGTCCTGGTGAAAACCCGTGAAGGTCGGCCCATCAAAATTGAAGGAAACACTTCTTCCCGTATTACCAAAGGCGGAACATCTGCCCGGGTACAGGCTTCTGTGTTGTCGCTTTATGATAACGACAAACTGAAAGGCCCAAAGAAAGGCGAAGCTGACGCAGAATGGGCAACGGTTGACCAGGAAATTGTCGGGCTATTGCAACGGGGTGGTGCTATCCGCATTATCTCATCGACTCTGATGAGCCCTTCAACCAAAGGAGTTATTGCCGCTTTTGCTGCCAAATATCCAGGTGTTACGCACATTCAGTACGATGCTAATTCCGTCTCTGCATTAGCTCAGGCGAATCAGTTATCGTTTGGTCAGGCCGTTATTCCTTCATACGATTTCAGCAAGGCCAAAACGATCGTTAGCGTTGGTGCGGATTTTCTGGGAAGCTGGATTGCTCCCTTAGAGTACACCGACCAGTACGTTTCGACCCGTAAGGTTGGTGCAAACGGCGGAAACAAAAAAGACATGTCGCGGCACTACCAGTTTGAGACGGGTTTGTCGATGACAGGTTCCAACGCCGATTACCGGACGCCTATCAAACCATCGCAGGAAGGTTTGGTTGTGGCGGCTTTGTACAATAAAGTAGCGGCTAAGTTGGGAGGAACGCCGGTGAGCACGGCCTCTATTGATGTTCCTTACCTGGACAAAGCCGCAAACGAATTGGCAGCATCCCGTGGTGCCGCACTCGTTGTGGCTGGATCAAACGACGCTAACGTTCAGGTTCTGGTTAATGCCTTGAACAATCTGTTGGGTAGCTACGGTACAACCATCGATCTGAGCCGCCCGGTCAATTATCGTCAGGGAAATGATGCCGCTATGAACGGTTTCATCAACGACGTGAAAGCTGGTCGGGTTCAGGGCGTAATTTTCTACGCTGCCAACCCCGTTTATGATCACCCACGCGGAGCGGAATTGAAGGAAGCGCTTTCACGGGTTGGATTGTCGGTTTCGTTTGCCGACCGTGCGGATGAAACGGCTTCCCTTTGTAAATATATCTGTCCGGGCTCTCATTACTTGGAGTCTTGGGACGATGCTTCTCCCAAAGCTGGTTTCTATAGCCTGACGCAACCGACGATCAATACGATCTTTAAAACCCGTCAGCCGCAAGTTTCGCTGTTGAAGTGGGCAGGTTTAAACCCGAACTACGAAGCTTTCATTAAGAGCTACTGGCGCACAACTATTTATCCTCAGGCTGGGGGCGGAAAATCTTTCGAGCAATTCTGGATTCAGTCATTGCACGATGGAGTGCTTGAACTTACGTCTGCACCTGCGGGCTCTGCAGGAACGTTTAATGCCGGAGCCGTTACAACGGCAGCCGCTGGGGTGGCTCAACGCTACAAACCCAATGCCACCGGTTTTGAGTTGGCACTTTACGAAAAAGTAGGTATCGGTACGGGCTCTCTAGCCAACAATCCGTGGTTACAAGAGTTACCCGATCCGGTATCGAAAGCTTGCTGGGACAATTACGCTTGTCTGTCGCAAAAAACCGCTACCGAACTTGGTGTTAATCAGCATGACCTGGTAACAGTTGAAGTTGCTGGAAAACCCGCAATCGAACTGCCGGTATTAATTCAACCCGGTCAGGCCGATGGAACGGTTTCAATTGCGATTGGATACGGTCGTGAGAAAGCCGGTAAGTCAGCCGATGGCGTTGGTAAAAACGTTTATCCGCTGGCTACGGTTGCAGGTAACTCTGTTCTGTTCACGGCTGCTGACGTGAAAATTAATAAGGCTGGTGGTTCCCGTACAATCGCTCAGACGCAAACTCATGACACCGTTATGGGCCGTCGTTCGGTTATTCAGGAAACAATCCTGTCGGCTTATAAGAAAGACTCTAAAGCGGGTCGATTCTTCGCGAAAGTTGAAACGTCTGAAGGTCCGGTTTCTGCTACTGACATTACGCTTTGGAACGGCTACGAAAAGCCGAACCATTCGTGGGGAATGGTTATTGACCTGAACTCTTGTACGGGCTGTGCTGCCTGTGTGATCGGTTGTCAGGCTGAAAATAACATTCCGGTGGTTGGCCGTCAGGAAGTAATCAACCGTCGTGAAATGCACTGGATTCGGATCGACCGCTATTACAGCAGCGATGCCGAGCCAGAGGATCGCAAAGGGCTTGAAGTAGCCTCAGCCAATCCAGAGGTTGTGTTCCAGCCGATGCTTTGCCAGCATTGTACGAATGCACCTTGTGAAACGGTATGCCCAGTACTTGCTACGACGCACAGCACAGAAGGCTTGAACCAAATGACGTACAACCGTTGTGTGGGAACGCGTTACTGCGCTAACAACTGCCCGTACAAAGTTCGGCGCTTCAACTGGTTCAAGTATTTTGACAACGATAACTTCGATTATCACTTCAACAACGACCTTGGGAAGATGGTCATCAACCCAGATGTAACTGTTCGTTCGCGTGGTGTTATTGAAAAATGCTCATTCTGCGTACAACGGATCCAAGAAGGTAAACTGACGGCTAAAAAGGAACGCAGAAGACCCAAACCGGATGAGATTCAGGTTGCTTGTGCGCAGGCTTGTCCGACGGGTGGAATCATCTTTGGAGACATGAATGATCCGGAAAGCACGATCTCAAAAATACTGAAGGAAGAGCACGACGCCCGGGCATTCCAAGTATTGGAAGAAATCAACGTTAGACCGCAGATTTCATACCTGACGAAAATCCGGAACAAAGATGAAGTCGCCAAACCAGCCGCTGCTGCAGCGGAACACGCTGAATAA
- the nrfD gene encoding NrfD/PsrC family molybdoenzyme membrane anchor subunit produces MHVTSPVRTPLVTGGKTYADVTEDICKQVEGKPTRAWTIAFVISFIVLIYGTCCVFWTWWEGLGVWGLNKTIGWAWDITNFVWWVGIGHAGTLISAILLLFRMKYRTSINRAAEAMTIFAVLCAASFILMHMGRPWLAHWALPLPNTFGSLWVNFNSPLVWDVFAISTYFTVSLVFWYMGLVPDLATIRDRATSKVSRYIYGAFSLGWNGGAKTWARYEYISLILAGISTPLVLSVHTIVSFDFATSVIPGWHTTIFPPYFVAGAIFSGFAMVQNLMLITRVVFKLEDYITFEHIESMNKIITLTGSIVGVAYITEFFIAWYSGVDYERYAFINRAFGPYWWAYWAMMTCNVISPQLFWSRRIRRSITWTFVLSVVVNIGMWFERFVIIVTSLHRDYLPSSWAMFSPTMFDIGDYIFSFGLFFTLFLLFAKFLPVINMFEVKAIIRSASERLPASVSGVAKGENVTSPTFNKDVE; encoded by the coding sequence ATGCACGTTACATCACCCGTGAGAACCCCACTGGTAACCGGGGGTAAGACATATGCCGACGTGACAGAAGACATCTGCAAGCAGGTCGAAGGGAAACCTACCCGCGCCTGGACTATTGCCTTTGTCATTTCGTTTATCGTCCTGATTTATGGTACCTGTTGCGTTTTCTGGACCTGGTGGGAAGGGCTGGGCGTCTGGGGTTTGAACAAAACCATTGGTTGGGCCTGGGACATCACCAACTTCGTATGGTGGGTAGGTATCGGTCACGCCGGTACGCTGATCTCCGCCATTCTGCTGCTGTTCCGGATGAAATACCGTACATCCATTAACCGGGCAGCTGAAGCCATGACCATCTTCGCCGTACTTTGTGCAGCCAGCTTTATTCTGATGCACATGGGTCGTCCCTGGCTGGCACACTGGGCACTACCGTTGCCAAATACCTTCGGTTCGTTGTGGGTTAACTTCAACTCTCCGCTGGTTTGGGACGTATTTGCCATCAGTACTTATTTTACTGTGTCACTGGTGTTCTGGTACATGGGTTTAGTACCTGACTTGGCAACCATCCGCGACCGGGCAACGAGCAAAGTATCACGCTACATTTACGGAGCCTTCTCATTAGGCTGGAACGGTGGAGCAAAAACCTGGGCACGTTACGAATACATCAGCTTGATTCTGGCTGGTATTTCTACTCCACTCGTACTTTCCGTACACACGATTGTATCATTTGACTTTGCAACCTCGGTAATTCCGGGCTGGCACACGACTATCTTCCCGCCTTACTTCGTTGCGGGTGCAATCTTCTCCGGATTTGCGATGGTGCAGAACCTGATGCTGATCACACGGGTGGTATTCAAGCTGGAAGACTACATTACGTTCGAGCACATCGAGTCGATGAATAAGATCATCACGCTCACGGGTTCGATTGTTGGTGTTGCCTATATTACTGAGTTCTTTATTGCTTGGTATTCCGGTGTTGATTACGAGCGGTATGCCTTCATCAACCGGGCATTTGGTCCCTACTGGTGGGCATACTGGGCGATGATGACCTGCAACGTAATCTCTCCGCAGCTATTCTGGTCACGGCGGATTCGCCGGAGCATTACCTGGACATTTGTCCTGTCGGTTGTTGTAAACATTGGCATGTGGTTCGAACGGTTTGTGATTATCGTGACTTCCTTGCACCGTGATTATCTGCCTTCAAGCTGGGCAATGTTCTCTCCGACGATGTTTGATATTGGTGACTATATCTTCTCTTTTGGTTTGTTCTTCACACTGTTCCTGTTGTTTGCCAAATTCTTGCCGGTAATCAATATGTTTGAAGTGAAGGCGATCATTCGTTCGGCGTCTGAACGACTGCCAGCATCTGTATCGGGTGTGGCAAAAGGAGAAAATGTGACGAGTCCGACATTCAACAAAGACGTCGAGTAA
- a CDS encoding DUF3341 domain-containing protein — protein sequence MSQHNDSAKFLVGVYDDDEVVLKAVTEVKSAGVRIHEVYTPFPIHGLDVALGHPRTRIGIAAFLFGLTGFLCMVALTYYTMGYDWPMIIGGKDHYAYPAYIPVMFEFTVLFTALGMVGTFLISNGLGPTTKPLMFDLRSTDNKFVMAIDLSKNKQSETEIATVLRASGAAEVNVKQF from the coding sequence ATGTCTCAACATAACGATAGCGCTAAATTTCTAGTCGGCGTTTACGATGATGATGAAGTCGTCCTGAAAGCTGTTACGGAAGTTAAAAGCGCAGGGGTGCGGATTCACGAAGTATACACCCCATTCCCGATCCACGGGCTTGATGTGGCATTGGGCCATCCCCGGACTCGTATTGGTATTGCCGCGTTCCTATTTGGTTTGACAGGTTTTCTTTGCATGGTTGCACTAACCTATTACACGATGGGTTACGACTGGCCAATGATCATTGGTGGTAAGGATCACTATGCATACCCGGCATATATCCCTGTTATGTTCGAGTTCACAGTGTTGTTCACAGCTTTGGGTATGGTGGGTACATTTCTAATATCCAATGGCTTGGGACCCACGACGAAGCCCTTGATGTTCGATCTTCGCAGTACGGATAACAAGTTTGTGATGGCAATTGACCTGAGCAAAAACAAGCAGTCAGAGACAGAGATTGCAACGGTTTTGCGGGCTTCTGGCGCTGCTGAAGTAAATGTAAAACAATTTTAA
- a CDS encoding c-type cytochrome has product MKFMRLNRSLLVMAAAMLTITACKRGHDNPGTQYAPNMYEPVGYEPYKQEEGFKTPYTDKGTKGTALWLPVKGTVSRRNYHTSFGEGDSTAKDLMIYNVPADSIEISERVLVNPVPLTEKTLAEGKEYYARFCQHCHGEAGKGDGLVAAQYKGVPNYGGMSGMKEGHIFHVITHGRGRMWPHGSQITPEDRWKIVHYVRKLQTGG; this is encoded by the coding sequence ATGAAGTTTATGCGACTGAACCGCTCTCTTCTGGTGATGGCAGCCGCCATGCTAACCATAACCGCCTGTAAGCGGGGGCACGACAATCCGGGTACGCAATATGCTCCGAACATGTACGAGCCCGTTGGTTACGAGCCATACAAGCAAGAGGAAGGGTTCAAAACACCTTATACTGATAAAGGGACAAAAGGTACGGCTTTATGGTTACCCGTAAAAGGAACCGTATCCCGTCGTAATTACCATACAAGCTTTGGGGAAGGCGATTCTACCGCCAAAGACTTGATGATTTACAACGTTCCGGCGGATAGCATTGAAATTTCTGAGCGAGTGCTGGTTAATCCAGTTCCGTTGACGGAAAAAACACTGGCCGAAGGGAAAGAATATTATGCACGTTTCTGCCAGCATTGCCACGGTGAAGCGGGTAAAGGCGATGGGCTGGTAGCTGCCCAATACAAAGGTGTACCTAATTATGGAGGTATGTCTGGTATGAAAGAAGGTCATATTTTTCACGTTATTACGCATGGACGTGGCCGGATGTGGCCTCATGGATCGCAGATAACGCCTGAAGATCGCTGGAAAATTGTGCATTACGTTCGTAAACTGCAAACGGGCGGATAG
- a CDS encoding quinol:cytochrome C oxidoreductase, translating to MAHTHSIPSVDEQFEFTAESKRNLTIGIIAGVVLVGIGAFLAAKGVGGHEHAEAAHGAAAHGHEAAHGAAAEGHHYKWTTRLWANVWLNSVYFTGAAVIGMFFIAYNYLAQAGWSAVFKRVPEALPAFLPVTGAIMLITFFVAGHDIFHWTHEGLYEVGGPEYDPIIAGKRGFLNTPFFLIRLVIYFVAWYALWRVVRNFSLKEDLEGGTEYYEKSIKYSTAFLVVFAVTSSTSAWDIVMSIDTHWFSTMFGWYTLASWHVTGLAIITLIIVNLKEKGLLKAVNASHLHDLGKFMFAFSIFWAYVWFAQFMLIYYANLPEETIYYRERFSGFGGIYKAPFFINLLLNFLFPFLVLMTRDAKRTPIILKIACWGIIVGHYFDFYTNIMPGTVGEHGGFGPMEFGMILIFACAFIWSISTQLTKANLIPKNHPMLEESLHHDI from the coding sequence ATGGCTCATACACATTCAATCCCGTCTGTCGACGAACAATTTGAATTTACAGCCGAAAGCAAGCGGAATCTGACCATCGGTATCATTGCCGGCGTCGTGCTGGTCGGTATTGGTGCTTTCTTGGCCGCAAAAGGCGTAGGTGGGCATGAACACGCAGAAGCCGCTCACGGCGCTGCGGCTCATGGTCACGAAGCGGCTCATGGGGCTGCTGCAGAAGGACACCACTATAAATGGACTACGCGTCTGTGGGCAAACGTTTGGTTAAACAGCGTTTATTTCACGGGGGCTGCCGTGATCGGTATGTTCTTTATTGCTTATAACTACTTGGCTCAGGCTGGGTGGTCGGCCGTGTTCAAGCGTGTGCCGGAAGCATTACCTGCCTTTTTGCCAGTTACGGGCGCCATTATGCTGATCACATTCTTTGTGGCTGGCCATGATATTTTCCACTGGACGCATGAAGGCCTCTATGAAGTCGGTGGTCCAGAGTACGATCCAATCATCGCAGGTAAGCGGGGCTTCCTGAATACGCCATTTTTCCTGATACGATTAGTCATCTATTTCGTAGCTTGGTATGCTCTGTGGCGAGTTGTTCGTAATTTCTCTCTGAAAGAGGATTTGGAAGGCGGAACCGAATACTATGAGAAAAGCATCAAATATTCAACGGCTTTCCTGGTTGTGTTCGCGGTAACTTCATCTACTTCTGCCTGGGATATTGTGATGTCAATCGATACCCACTGGTTCAGTACAATGTTCGGTTGGTACACACTGGCGAGCTGGCACGTAACGGGATTGGCCATTATTACATTAATAATAGTAAATCTGAAAGAAAAGGGCTTATTAAAAGCTGTCAACGCGAGCCACCTGCACGACTTGGGTAAGTTCATGTTTGCTTTCAGTATTTTCTGGGCTTACGTATGGTTTGCTCAATTTATGTTGATCTATTACGCTAACCTTCCGGAAGAAACCATCTATTACCGGGAGCGTTTTAGTGGGTTTGGTGGAATTTACAAAGCGCCGTTCTTTATTAATTTGTTACTCAACTTTTTGTTTCCTTTCTTGGTTTTAATGACAAGGGACGCTAAGCGCACGCCAATTATTTTGAAGATCGCTTGTTGGGGAATCATTGTAGGACACTATTTTGACTTCTATACGAATATCATGCCAGGTACGGTAGGTGAGCATGGTGGATTTGGACCGATGGAGTTTGGCATGATTCTGATTTTTGCTTGTGCCTTTATTTGGTCTATCTCGACCCAATTAACGAAGGCAAACCTGATTCCAAAAAATCACCCGATGTTGGAAGAGTCTTTGCACCACGATATTTAG
- the coxB gene encoding cytochrome c oxidase subunit II, whose translation MVYVVGLLSLVFLVLAILVLTRLTSILKGVNAGDTTEEIERIGGTGNKVNAFLFISFFVIGAIAVAWSFLHARQYFLPEASSPHGRHTDGLFWLVMSIITIAFVVTNALLFFFAYKYQYRKGHKATYYPENHKLELIWTVIPAVIMALLVFTGWRAWRDITSEAPENALNIEIVGRQFNWEMRYPGVDNNKLGNYNYKLIDANNVLGIDLEDEASFDDVTTSTEMHIPVNRPVLLKIRARDVLHSVFIPHMRVKMDAVPGMPTRFWFIADKTTDEMRNETGNPDFKYEIACTEVCGQGHFSMRTTLVVEDEDSYNKWMAQQKPWLTKNPDYLARVPEKLKAKAAKYIPADTGAEAASDSTAAPAEEGAGAAPSAALR comes from the coding sequence ATGGTTTACGTTGTAGGACTGTTGTCGTTGGTATTTCTGGTACTGGCTATTCTGGTACTGACGCGATTGACCTCTATTTTAAAAGGCGTCAATGCGGGTGATACCACCGAAGAAATTGAACGAATCGGGGGAACGGGCAACAAGGTTAATGCATTCTTGTTTATCAGCTTCTTTGTCATAGGAGCGATAGCTGTTGCATGGTCGTTTTTACACGCTCGTCAGTATTTTCTTCCTGAAGCATCTTCTCCGCACGGGCGTCATACTGACGGCCTGTTTTGGCTGGTAATGTCAATCATTACGATTGCCTTTGTTGTAACCAACGCACTTTTGTTCTTTTTTGCTTATAAATACCAATATCGCAAAGGACATAAAGCAACGTATTACCCGGAGAACCACAAATTAGAATTGATCTGGACGGTTATTCCGGCAGTCATAATGGCTTTGTTAGTATTTACCGGTTGGCGGGCTTGGCGTGACATTACGAGTGAAGCGCCCGAAAATGCCTTGAACATTGAGATTGTTGGCCGACAGTTTAACTGGGAAATGAGATATCCGGGTGTTGATAACAACAAATTGGGTAATTACAATTATAAGTTGATCGACGCGAACAATGTGTTGGGCATTGATCTGGAAGATGAAGCTTCTTTCGATGATGTTACCACATCAACAGAGATGCATATTCCGGTGAATCGGCCAGTGTTATTGAAAATTCGTGCCCGAGACGTTCTGCATAGTGTATTCATTCCTCACATGCGCGTAAAAATGGATGCTGTACCAGGTATGCCGACCCGGTTCTGGTTTATAGCGGATAAAACGACGGATGAGATGCGGAATGAAACCGGCAATCCCGATTTCAAATACGAAATTGCCTGTACGGAGGTATGTGGTCAAGGCCACTTCTCTATGCGGACAACATTGGTTGTTGAAGATGAAGATTCCTATAACAAATGGATGGCACAACAGAAACCGTGGTTAACAAAAAACCCGGACTATCTGGCCCGTGTTCCGGAAAAGTTAAAAGCTAAAGCCGCCAAATACATACCGGCAGATACGGGAGCGGAAGCAGCATCCGATAGTACAGCGGCACCAGCTGAAGAAGGTGCTGGAGCAGCTCCTAGTGCAGCGCTGCGATAA